The Medicago truncatula cultivar Jemalong A17 chromosome 7, MtrunA17r5.0-ANR, whole genome shotgun sequence genome includes the window attaccagTACAAAGTTGCGTCATTTCAACATAATTGATTGTGGTTGGGCGAATAAATCTCCTTCTGAGTTAGCTATTGATGCATTGAATCTCTCATCCTTTGAATATAGTGCTCATACCACGAGGATAATTTCTATTATGGCTCCAAGGTTATTGAAGGTTTTCTGGAATTGTGTTGTTAGAGAGGAAGCACCACACCTTTTTATTAATCCAATTGCAAGATTATCACATATTGAGAATTTATCTATGGCCGTCCACCCTTCACTGGTGAGTCACTCAAAACCCATGTTTGCTAGTTGATGTTTATTGTTTGTATATAGGTTGCCAATCTCGGATAGCGGTTGGTCCCAAAATTGAGATAACGGCATAGTGCATTGCAACATTTTCTAggtttcttttaattaatttgatcactAGTTGCTTTTAATTCACTTTAAATATTACTGTTGTAAACAGATAAAGGAATTAACGAAGGTCTTGGTTCGATTTCAAAGTCTTAGACAATTGGAGTTTATTATCATGGGAGAATATGATCCTAGTTGGGACTACTTTTGGATTTTAGATATTGCAATGGCTTCTGAGCATCTCCAAAAACTTTCTCTGACGGTGAGTTATTCAAACTCTAATTTCTTTTGTTGGttgttcactttttttattaactttaatgGAACTAGAAGTTTATTTTCCGTATTTAATACTAATGTGTTTGTCTAAACGTATCaagaaatttataaattaaaaaattattttatattaaaaaatagagaCAGTTTTGCATATAGATTCACATCATATCATATGATTTATAATCATCTTGATTGATAACTTAATAAATgatcattgtaattttttatttacttatattaATTTTCGGAACTAATTGTTAACTTTTTATGTGTGTAATAAAAGTAGGaatctagtaaaaaaaaatctatttttttggcCTAGTAGCTaaagctcacacattttaaatgtggagaagtcgggtgttcggagttcgaaccccagccccgcatataatatgcaatatccctacaaACTGggttaagctcacgggaataGGAATCTAGAATTTAACTCAATTAGTAACTCCCTTGTAGTTAATTACAATGATGTAAAATAGATTTGTACTTCCCCCTCTTTCATAAAGTGAGTTGTTTAAGTCTTGAATGTGTAACATATAAGTGGGAACATATTACAACTTCTTGAAATCTGCACGATTAATTTCAAcccaattattttttgtaaaaaaatcaaatctaatATTTCATGGTTTATGCTTTGTTCTGCAAAgaggggtaaccttggcgcaactggtaaagttgttgtcatgtgactggaaggtcacgggttcaagtcttGGAAACAgtctcttgtgtaaaaaacaaggtaaggctgcgtacaatacaccaaatggtgggaccctttcccggaccctgcatatgcgggagctATAGTGCATCGGGTTGCCCTTTTTATGCTTTGTTCTgcaaaaagtaataaataattgatacGTTAGCTTACAGCTTATATGCTATATATAAGCTATAGACGCTACTTGATGTAGCATATGAAAAAACACTAATCTCATGAAAATGACTAGGTCAATCCTATTTAAAATGACTAGGTCCCTGATGTAGCatattaaatacatttttggtctccctattttgaaaaaaaagaagttttggTCATCCTATTTAAAAAGACAGCTTTCTAGccccaattttcaattttttgagtTTTAGTCCCCAAGCTCAATTTTGGCGATGTGGCCTTAACACTAATGATATGGCAGTGCCTGGGTGGACATTTAATTTCCATGTCATTACTAATTTGTTTAATTCAATAATACCTATTTTatacaatattttaattattgaaatagtatattaaattataattattaactTAGATTTAGCAATtataaaattagaaattatccaaaaaaataaaatataaatgcatAATTCTTCAACCCACAAATTGCATGGAAATGATAGCAGATAGCCGCAAGCGCAATCGAATGAAAGAAAAGAACACACGCTGAATCATTGCCCCATTAAGGATCTTTCTATCcatttaattttcaagttttagATCTCTTGGAATTTTGGGGTTTTATTGAAGAGCTCTGTAAAAAATTTAGGTGTGTTTTGATTTGTACATGTTTTTTTAGTACCATTTTGTATGTGTTGAAATGAATTTCAAAAGATGCTACTGCTTCATTTTATACTTCATATTCTGGTTTTGATTTGTCGGAAACTACGAAGAGGTTTATGGTTTGTAAAGGGTGTGCAGACCTGAAGGGGAACTTGGGGTTTTTGAGTTGAAGAGGCAAGTGAAGCGTGAAAGTGATGTGAGTGTAGAAGAGAGAATGATATAGGATgtgatttaataaatattattttgatttattaaatcAGTTTTAACAATTAATTATGCACTGGGTGGGTTTCTTCGTTTAATAGTTTTTCAAGGGGTAAAAGTCACTTTGGTCCTTGAATGTGCAATGATTGGTCATAATAGTCCCTCTGGaccaaaattctaaaatagtttCTGATTGTGCACTCTTTTAGTTAGAATTGTCCTTGACGCTAAACTAATTTCTTAATGCTTACAATAACTCTTTCAGAGagactaatatgacaatatcaatgaaacattttaaaatcGGGGACTATTTGACTTCAGGGACTAGTTTGATACTTTGAGAAACTGTTGTAACTAATCGTTACACGATCAGAGGCTAAAGTAACTATTACTTTTCTTTTAAGGGGTTGCCAAGTTTTCTTTTCATAAGGTGGTAATAACGGTGGAGACGGTTTGAGTACATGGAATAGTATGATATGCCTAATGAGTGCATATCATTAGTGTTAAGGCCACATCGCCAAAAATGAGTGCATGCAGTAGGTCTACACGgttttggatttttaaaaaCCGTGCCCGACAGTCTAACCCACATGACCTGTGAACCTGCGGGTGGTTCAGCTATTTCAAGTGGGGCGGGTTCAGATTTTATGCTCACCCCTAGTTTTATATGCCTAAtggaattttaaaattttcatatatgTAACATTATGATCTATTATTTTTTGAGCAATTCTAAATGGTacgaaacaaaaaagaagaaatgttACATGTCTTGATTTTAAAAGAAGCGGAAATTGGTTACTTTCTAATTTGTAGGAAATCAGGCTTTGGTCTACGTAAACTAAGTAGAATAAAAACTATTGTGCTTTTTGTGCATTGATTGTTTCCTAACAACAAGCATTGcgcttattttttaattttcagattCAAAATCTACACCCGGAACATTCACACATGGTTGGATTTAAGAGGCAAAAAAGAGAATATGCATTTTTTCATAATGATTTGAAATATGTGGAGTTTCGTGGTTGTGTTTGCTCCACAAACGTTATTGAGTTAGCTAGTCACCTATTGAGGAGTGCAAATTCGCTTAGAAAAATGACTTTCAATTCTCGTGACAAAGTCTATATTGGAGCTGGTAGATGGTTCAGAGATACTACTGATCGTGACAGATACTATATAGATGCTAGTAGATGGATTAATTTCTGCGGTGGTGGTTGTTGGATTGAAGAGAATGTTATTCACGAGATGCTTAAAGATGAAGTAAATGAACAATGCCACCTTATAATtttgtaatgttattttatctatttataatGAGTTTTTACTATTGTTATTGGTGATGAATCCATTCGTACTTTGTATAATTTACTTATGAATTTTTGGGTTTTTGGGAAAGATTGAGTGGATTTTTGGGTTTTTCGAGGAAACCAAGAGTGATAGGTTCATTTTCATATTCATCATCagaatcatcaaaatcattatcattatcatcatcttcatctacaaattcatcattttccaTTCGAATTTCCTTGAGTTTGTTCACAAAATCTCCAATTGATGCATCAATGTCCATCTTTTTTGAGACGCAGGGAGAAGGAGAACGACGCGGCAGGATTAGGGTTTATAAGGTTTTGGGATTATCTCTTGCCCTCTGTCTACAGTATCTTAACTATTCTCACCCCTTAGATTAATTTAACGGTTCAAAGGGtgaaatacaaacaaaaaagttgTGAAAGAGAGTGGTGAAAAATTGATAtcagtttaaaataatttatctaacttaaataatttatttataattttattcttctttatCCAATCATATgacagaattttttaaaaaatatttatttctatCTATTCTTCAATATATAAATGGAGATATCAAGTTTTAGtgtaaccttttttttatttaattttgccattcattaaattttttatttataattttaccaTTCTTTGCCAAATGAAATaacttgttttttaaataaataatcataaattatttataacttGAAGGACATGAACGACTATTTTATAACTTGAAAACATGAACgccaattttataattttaaagatatgaacaacaaaaacagacACAATATTTATAACTTTGAGATATGATCGATAATAACAGACACAATATTTATAACTTTAAAGACATGATCGGGAAAGGCAGATGGATGTGCAAGTTTGCATGCAAGTTTAACAAAATCGTTATACAAAGTGTGCCAtttgatatttgatatttttatgacAACTATAAGAGTTTGCCAAAGTAAGAAAAATCCTCAAAGCTCGTAAGATGCTTACAAATTGTCTTACATTTTCACTCTCACAACCTTGGCCGTCACGAGATCCAACAAATAGCTTCCAAGAGAGACATGCTACAATGCAGGGAAATGGTCAAAAATCAAGGTTTGGGGAAGCCAGGGGTGAGGCTCATAATTTAATAAGGAAGTCTAAAAggtgataaaataataaaatctttTAACACTGCCTTGTTTGCCAATCAAATACCCCTTGCTAGGAGAAACCAAAAGAAGTCTTTCTCCATTTcaagtttttatattttgttgataaCCAATGTAAGCTAAAGTTGCAGCACTCGCTGCTTAATTTTTCAGTTGACCAATATGAGCAAGTATGGTCTTGTTTGTAGAGTTCTGAACATGTGTTATAAGTATAACTGgcgagtttttttttcttcttccttttctacTGTAATGTATATGCTGACGTTGACTAagaaaacttggttttttctcTACCAGTTTGTGTCTTTCAATGTACTTCGATCAGTTGGTTTGATTCAGACACTTTCGCCAAATCAGTACTAGTATGAAAAATGAGGTAAAAAAGAAGAATTACATGATTTGGAACTTCGAACTAACAGCCAATGAGGTAAAAATGAAGTACATGAGTTGGAAGTTTGGAACTTCGAACTAACAGCCTTATTGACTTgcgtaaatatttttattttatttatatttacatggATTTATGTAAGAAATACATTAAAtggtttattgttttttttttaggataaaaaatagtttattgtttatcttttaaaaaagtaaaatatttagtaggttcatgaatttaatttaatttttatttaaaattgcaCACGTTAACAAAcccaattttaaaatatgttcCGTACggtaatcaaaataaaaaatttattttttttatttaaaaaataaagttttttacgTAAGAAATTGAGAGGGGGAAATTGAAAGTTTACAGCCATAGGTTCATGAATTTCAGCTACAGAGTTTGAACGAGGCCACCAGCTTCACCCTTTCTCTTCCACTCCTCAGCCGTCGTTTCCATGCTTTCTTCGCTACAACAACATTGTTCCGCTACTCGTTCATCTGCATGCATAACAACCCTTCTCAAAGCTTGCAAGAGAATCCAACATCTTCAACAAGTTCACGCTTCCATCATTCAAAGAGGCCTTGAACAAGACCAAGTTCTCATTTCCAATTTCATTTCCCTCGCCAACACACTTTCCATTTCCACTCGCTCATATTCCACAGCGGTTTTCAACCGCGTTCTCAATCCCTCTACATTCCTCTGGAACACTTTCATTAGAACCCATTGTCAAAGTAGCTTCTTTTCTGATACAATTTCCGCCTTTATTCGCATGAAAGCGGAAGGGGCTGTGCCTGATAGTTACACTTACCCTTCTGTGATTAAAGCATGTTCTGGTACGTGTAAGGTTTTGGTAGGAAAGTCGGTTCACGGGTCGGTGTTTAGGTGTGGTTTGGATCAGGATTTGTTTATGGGTACTACTTTGATTGATATGTATGGTAAATGTGGACAGATTAGTGATGCTCGTAAGGTGTTTAATGAATTAACTGAGAGAAATGTGGTTTCTTGGACTGCTATGGTTGTTGGGTATGTTACTGCTGGGGATGTGGTTAAGGCAAAGAAGGTGTTTGATGGAATGCCGTTGAGGAATGTAGCTTCGTGGAATGCTATGATCCGGGGTTTTGTTAAGGTTGGGGATTTGAGTAGTGCTAGGGGTGTGTTTGATTCTATGCCGGAAAAGAATGTTGTTTCTTTTACGACAATGGTTGATGGATATGCTAAGGCTGGTGATATGGAATCGTCGAGGTTCTTGTTTGAACAAGCTGCGGAGAAGGATGTTGTTACCTGGTCTGCTTTGATATCAGGTTATGTTCAGAATGGCGAGGCTAATGAGGCGTTGAAGGTCTTTCTTGAGATGGAATCAATGAACGTGATACCTGACGAGTTCGTATTGGTTGGTTTGATGTCGGCTGCTTCTCAGTTGGGTGACTTAAAATTGGCTCAACGGGTTGATTCTTATGTAGGCAACAACTCTATTGATCTTCAGAAAGACCATGTGATTTCAGCACTTGTGGATATGAATGCGAAGTGTGGAAACATGGAGAGGGCGTTGAAATTGTTCCAAGAAATGCCTGAGAGAGATTTAGTCTCGTATTGTTCAATGATTCATGGGTTTTCAATTCACGGGCATGGGGAAGATGCTGTGAATCTATTTAATAGGATGCTGATGGAAGGGATAGTTCCGGATGAGGCGGCATTCACAATTGTCCTGACAGCTTGTAGTCATTCAGGGCTCATTGATAAGGGTTGGAAATACTTCAACTCCATGGAGGAAAATTATGGCATTAGTCCTACACCTGATCACTTTGCATGTATGGTTGATCTTCTAGGCCGGTCTGGGCAATTAAGGGATGCTTATGAACTTATAAAATCAATGCATATAGAGCCTAATGCTGGTGCCTGGGGTGCACTTATTGGAGCATGTAAACTACAGGGTGATACAGAGTTAGGAGAGATTGTTGCTAATCGACTTTTTGAACTCGAGCCTCAAAATGCTGCTAATTACGTGCTGCTGTCTAACATCTATGCTGCAGCTGGGCGATGGAAAGATGTTTCCCTTGTGAGAAGTAAGATGAAGGAAAGAGGAGTGTGCAAGATACCTGATTGCAGTAAACTTTAGTACCATGCTGAGTTATTTGTGGTTCCATGGATGAAGTTCTGAATGTACAGAACATGGAGATCGGTATGAGTTCTTGTCCAGTTGATCTTGAAGCTCAGCAGTTATTCCATGGTAGGTAAATTGCAAATTAGTTGATGCTATATAAGTTTATTGCCATTTTTCACTAACTGTCGCATATAATTTCAACATGAAAGAACATGAGAGGATCTATTCTCATTGAAGTTAAGTTATGCTTTCTTCTATGTTACTTTGGATTGAggttttaatttcatttatgtCGTTTTTAGGGGTTGAACCTATCCTGCCTTCATAAGATGCCCTGTCATGAATAGCACTATTTATTCACAACgcatttgtttataatttttcagTATTTCTTGGACCACAGGATATCAAGAGCTTTTTGCAATTTACATTGAAAATGTTGTGTATGTCAACCACCAAGGATTTGTGTTGATGCCCTTACCAttcattatatatttatatttttaatacatCTACTAGAAGTTTGATGATGTTGGTtacaaattaatataatttcttcATGATTGTCGATAGAAGATTTACTAAAACAGATTGTAAAAGGCCAATGAGCTCTTTGTTTATGCCAAACTGCATATCAAAGTAAATTTatacttctttttttgtttctttaaatgGAGGGCTGTTCATTtagttatttctttcttttataacATGGTTGCATAATTTCCTATTAATTGCGTatcaaatgttttaattttattagtgaaaattataaaaatgaggggtaaccttggcgtaactggtaaagttgttgtcatgtgactggaaggtcacgggttcaagtcctggaaacagcctcttgtgtaaaaaacagggtaaggctgtgtacaatacaccaataatggtgggaccccttcccggaccccgcatatgcgggagctttagtgcaccgggttgccctttttagtgaaaattataaaaataatatttctaaGTGAAGTTCAAAATAAGTAACTCAAGACCAGTTTTTTACATGTAACTCTTGCATATCCTAAGCACTCCATACCTTGAACCGCACACTGTTTCAAATGTCTTTGCTGATTCTCTACGTTTTTGTGTTTCCTTTTAAGGTTTTCTTCCACCTCAGTTGGTGGTGTTTTACTGTTGCTTTTATTGCCTTGAGAGAGTCACCGCTATTGCTACAGTTGTTTATGAAGCTTCACTTGTAGCTAATTAAGACAGTGAAACTGATGCCTTGTTAGGGAAGAAAGCGAGCCTTGACAATCAAATCACAACTTCCCTGTCTTCTTGGATTACCGGTACCAACCTGTACATGGAAAGGATTCATTGTGATCAATCCCAGTCTATTGCTACAGTTGTTTATGAAGCTTCACTTGTAGCTAATTAAGACAGTGAAGCTAATGCCTTGTTTGGGCAGAAAGCGAGCCTTGACAATCAAATCACAAATTCACTGTCTTCTTGGATTAGTGGTACCAATTCTTGTACATGGAAAGGATTCAATGTGATCAATCCCCGTCTATCATCACAATAAAGATCTCAAGTAGCATTGAAGCAGGTTGGCAGGTATTGTTTAAATTTCTATTGTCACCATCtgtttgaataatatttttctatgttTCTTTCTATCATCATCTCCTTCTGATTCCCTGTTTGTCTTTTCTGTTTTGGCAGCCCAGATTTATATGGTGGCGATAACATCAAACTATTCACTTATTGGACAGTGGATTCTCAATTCGATTGCCCcattttgttctttcttttaattcattataataACTTGATTAATTACTTTGATAGATTGATGCATATCAAGCAATGGGATGGTATAACCTCCCTTGCTCTGGCTTTATTCAAATTATCGATATAGGTCTGGGAGCAAGCATCTTCCCACTTTCTAACCATGCTTCTTCCCAATAGGGAGTATAACTTTAAGCATCCTGGTATGTGAGGTACacattttttatccttttataGTATTGTCTTTTGTTGTAAGACATTATGGAAAGAAATTTTGCCCCACACGTAATAAACACTAAAATTGTATCAATGAAATTGTTATGTACAAGCACACACACCATTTttaattgtaatattttgatattgattttattattctgtcttttttatttttgcttccTTGTTTTTTTCCTGATTATGATTGAGTCATGTTTGCATCTTTTGATGACCTTTCTATTGTCTCTGTCTGGTGGCAATTCAGTATTTTTGTTCCTTCTATTGTCATGtactcaagcacacacaccatttttaattgttatattttttatttgaacataTTAATCAGTTCACCTTTATTTGATTTGCAACTGTAGCACCAAGAACATTTTGAGACCCACTCCCTGTAGATGGTTGAAGACTATGGAACCCACTTGAAGCCATGCCACCACAGAGACCACACAGTTAAGCTTGtcaaagagaaaagaagaaacagAGTTGCAAGGAAGAGGAGTCAAGGGGAAGCCGTCACAGGGAGGCTACCACGCACGTAAGGAGGAAAACACCCCTCATGCAATTCATAAC containing:
- the LOC25499433 gene encoding putative pentatricopeptide repeat-containing protein At5g37570 is translated as MLSSLQQHCSATRSSACITTLLKACKRIQHLQQVHASIIQRGLEQDQVLISNFISLANTLSISTRSYSTAVFNRVLNPSTFLWNTFIRTHCQSSFFSDTISAFIRMKAEGAVPDSYTYPSVIKACSGTCKVLVGKSVHGSVFRCGLDQDLFMGTTLIDMYGKCGQISDARKVFNELTERNVVSWTAMVVGYVTAGDVVKAKKVFDGMPLRNVASWNAMIRGFVKVGDLSSARGVFDSMPEKNVVSFTTMVDGYAKAGDMESSRFLFEQAAEKDVVTWSALISGYVQNGEANEALKVFLEMESMNVIPDEFVLVGLMSAASQLGDLKLAQRVDSYVGNNSIDLQKDHVISALVDMNAKCGNMERALKLFQEMPERDLVSYCSMIHGFSIHGHGEDAVNLFNRMLMEGIVPDEAAFTIVLTACSHSGLIDKGWKYFNSMEENYGISPTPDHFACMVDLLGRSGQLRDAYELIKSMHIEPNAGAWGALIGACKLQGDTELGEIVANRLFELEPQNAANYVLLSNIYAAAGRWKDVSLVRSKMKERGVCKIPDCSKL